A stretch of Mycobacterium sp. ITM-2016-00316 DNA encodes these proteins:
- a CDS encoding phosphotransferase, with protein MQSQLIERPTDLTDEWLTAVLGAGTVTGHEFERIGTGQMSECYRVALRYADGDTGPATVVLKVAAADPNSRQTGLALGLYEREVRFYAEIAGALDGGEGSDGEATAPFAPCFHHAYDAGTGAFDLLLGDAAPAEVGDEIRGATSEQAILALTQLGRVHGPLLGDAGLAEAAWLNREAPVSQALLAGLWAGFADRFGDRIAPEHRIVCERLVDSFDAYLAQEAAALQGLVHGDYRLDNMLFGTDGAERPLTVVDWQTVTRGPAFTDVAYFIGCALPDEVRRAHYDALLGAYHAALGETSSLSLDDVRDGVRRQSFFGVMMAIVSSMLVAQTERGDEMFMTMLARHCAHVLDTDALAVLPAAVAPEPLKPRAVDEGPHVPTDEELWNESWYFDFVDATQGLGGWVRLGLIPNQDRAWINALLCGPGMPTIAVNDLQAALPANPARVRTDAIDLELSATVPLQRYRVTLRARGEAYDDPAGLLRGESGRPVEVGLDLEFLSVSTPYLYRITPRYEIACTVSGTATVDGRQYALNGVPGQRDHSWGVRDWWSMEWVWSALHLKDGTHLHGVDIRIPGMAPIGIGYTQREGEPLAELETVSAQHTLGPDDLPVTTTLTLQPGNTEVTVDIKGHAPVLLTAVDGRVSQFPRAWATVTTADGRTGVGWLEWNRNL; from the coding sequence GTGCAGAGTCAACTCATCGAGCGTCCCACCGATCTGACCGACGAATGGCTCACCGCGGTGCTGGGCGCCGGCACGGTGACCGGGCATGAATTCGAACGCATCGGCACCGGGCAGATGAGCGAGTGCTATCGGGTCGCCCTGCGCTACGCCGACGGTGACACCGGCCCGGCGACCGTGGTGCTCAAGGTCGCCGCCGCCGACCCCAACAGCCGCCAGACCGGTCTCGCGCTGGGTCTCTACGAGCGCGAGGTGCGGTTCTACGCCGAGATCGCCGGAGCGCTGGACGGGGGCGAGGGAAGCGACGGGGAAGCGACAGCGCCGTTCGCACCGTGCTTTCATCACGCGTATGACGCCGGGACCGGCGCCTTCGACCTGCTACTGGGCGATGCGGCGCCCGCGGAGGTGGGTGACGAGATCCGGGGCGCCACAAGTGAACAGGCGATTCTGGCACTGACTCAGCTCGGACGGGTGCACGGCCCCTTGCTCGGCGACGCGGGGCTCGCGGAGGCGGCCTGGCTCAACCGCGAGGCCCCGGTCAGCCAGGCCCTGCTGGCAGGCCTGTGGGCCGGGTTCGCCGACCGGTTCGGTGATCGGATCGCGCCGGAGCACCGAATCGTGTGCGAACGCCTGGTGGATTCCTTCGACGCGTATCTGGCCCAGGAGGCCGCCGCGCTGCAGGGGCTCGTCCACGGCGACTACCGATTGGACAACATGCTGTTCGGCACGGATGGCGCGGAACGTCCCCTGACCGTGGTGGACTGGCAGACCGTCACCCGCGGGCCTGCGTTCACCGACGTCGCGTATTTCATCGGGTGCGCGTTGCCCGACGAGGTGCGCCGCGCCCACTACGACGCGCTGCTGGGCGCCTACCACGCGGCGCTCGGCGAAACGTCGTCGCTGTCCCTCGACGACGTCAGGGACGGCGTGCGGCGGCAGAGCTTCTTCGGCGTGATGATGGCGATCGTGTCCTCCATGCTCGTCGCGCAGACCGAGCGCGGCGATGAGATGTTCATGACGATGCTGGCGCGCCATTGCGCTCATGTGCTCGACACCGACGCGCTGGCGGTGTTGCCCGCCGCCGTGGCACCCGAACCGCTGAAACCCCGTGCCGTCGATGAGGGCCCGCATGTGCCCACCGATGAGGAGTTGTGGAACGAGAGCTGGTACTTCGATTTCGTCGATGCCACACAGGGTCTCGGCGGCTGGGTGCGCCTGGGCCTGATCCCGAACCAGGACCGCGCGTGGATCAACGCCCTGCTGTGTGGGCCGGGCATGCCGACGATAGCGGTCAATGACCTGCAGGCCGCGCTGCCCGCAAACCCGGCCCGGGTGCGGACCGACGCGATCGACCTCGAGTTGTCGGCAACGGTGCCGTTGCAGCGCTACCGGGTGACGCTGCGGGCCCGCGGTGAGGCGTACGACGATCCGGCCGGGTTGTTGCGCGGAGAATCGGGGCGGCCCGTCGAGGTCGGCCTGGATCTGGAGTTCCTCTCGGTCAGCACGCCCTACCTGTACCGGATCACCCCGCGCTACGAGATCGCCTGCACGGTATCGGGTACCGCGACCGTCGACGGCCGGCAGTACGCGCTGAACGGCGTGCCCGGGCAGCGGGACCATTCCTGGGGTGTGCGGGACTGGTGGAGCATGGAGTGGGTGTGGAGCGCGCTGCACCTCAAGGACGGCACCCACCTGCACGGGGTGGACATCCGCATACCCGGCATGGCGCCGATCGGCATCGGCTACACCCAGCGCGAGGGCGAACCGCTCGCCGAGCTCGAAACTGTCTCCGCCCAGCACACTTTGGGCCCTGACGATCTGCCGGTGACGACCACGCTGACCCTGCAACCGGGGAATACCGAGGTGACCGTCGACATCAAGGGCCACGCCCCGGTGCTGCTCACCGCCGTCGACGGGCGGGTCAGCCAGTTCCCGCGTGCCTGGGCGACGGTCACCACCGCGGACGGCCGCACGGGCGTCGGCTGGCTGGAGTGGAACCGCAACCTCTGA
- a CDS encoding YnfA family protein, whose amino-acid sequence MVLKSMVLFVLAAVLEIGGAWLVWQGVREHRGWLFVGAGVIALGAYGFVAAFQPDANFGRVLAAYGGVFVAGSLIWGMVADGFRPDRWDISGALVCLLGVGLIMYAPR is encoded by the coding sequence ATGGTGCTCAAATCGATGGTGCTGTTCGTGCTCGCCGCGGTGCTGGAGATCGGCGGCGCCTGGCTGGTGTGGCAGGGGGTGCGCGAGCACCGCGGCTGGCTGTTCGTCGGCGCCGGTGTGATCGCGCTCGGCGCCTACGGTTTCGTGGCCGCCTTCCAGCCCGATGCGAACTTCGGCCGGGTGCTGGCCGCCTACGGCGGGGTCTTCGTCGCCGGGTCGCTGATCTGGGGCATGGTCGCCGACGGGTTCCGGCCGGACCGCTGGGATATCTCGGGCGCGCTGGTATGCCTGCTCGGGGTGGGCCTGATCATGTACGCGCCGCGCTGA
- a CDS encoding SCO6745 family protein has product MSRPTTIARRLFDRLEPVHAVTYFAPESRAALDGLGFRGFWMGYFAARSAPLGPVAPEVVTAVFGNFAPQRVAKALPAAWEIAAPATVLQAREDAAVAALRRYGCTDPDAVATAAELLSTAARNAASEGRPLFAANLALPWPQEPLAQLWHATTLLREQRGDGHIAALNVFGISGRQSNVLHAAADRVPREMIMRSRDYDEQQWQHHVAELADRGLLDGAGTLTPAGAALKAQIEDTTDRLALSAFDVLDDADLATLFEVLTPLTRLVVAAGDVPAATPMGLDRGDLGNDRL; this is encoded by the coding sequence GTGAGCAGACCAACGACCATCGCGCGGCGCCTGTTCGATCGGCTGGAGCCTGTCCACGCCGTCACCTACTTCGCCCCGGAGTCACGAGCAGCCCTTGACGGGCTCGGTTTCCGCGGATTCTGGATGGGCTATTTCGCAGCCCGGTCGGCGCCGCTGGGGCCGGTGGCACCCGAGGTGGTCACGGCGGTGTTCGGCAATTTCGCGCCGCAGCGGGTGGCCAAGGCGCTGCCCGCCGCCTGGGAGATCGCCGCACCGGCGACGGTGCTGCAGGCCCGCGAGGATGCTGCAGTGGCCGCGCTGCGCCGCTACGGATGCACCGATCCCGATGCGGTCGCCACGGCAGCGGAGCTGCTGTCCACCGCGGCGCGCAACGCGGCGTCGGAGGGGCGGCCACTGTTCGCGGCAAACCTGGCGTTGCCGTGGCCGCAGGAGCCGTTGGCCCAACTGTGGCACGCCACAACGCTGTTGCGAGAGCAGCGCGGTGACGGCCACATCGCTGCGCTCAATGTGTTCGGGATCAGCGGGCGCCAGTCGAACGTGCTGCATGCCGCCGCGGACCGGGTGCCCCGGGAGATGATCATGCGCAGCCGCGACTACGACGAGCAGCAGTGGCAACACCATGTCGCAGAACTGGCCGACCGCGGCCTGCTCGACGGTGCCGGCACGCTCACCCCGGCCGGCGCTGCACTGAAGGCCCAGATCGAGGACACCACCGACCGGCTGGCGCTGTCGGCGTTCGACGTGCTCGACGATGCGGACCTGGCCACCCTGTTCGAGGTGCTCACGCCGCTGACCCGGCTGGTGGTCGCGGCAGGCGATGTTCCGGCGGCGACCCCGATGGGGCTGGACCGCGGCGATCTCGGCAACGACCGCCTCTGA
- a CDS encoding RDD family protein, producing the protein MTTGGFDPQPGMYPTPSGQPGGLLPRWLARIIDGIVIAIVAFFLAFVTDSLSNVWVTGLFTGVLTFVYYIAFETTQGWTPGKKLLGMSVHGPAGAAKPTLQQSAIRNAFTLLPIIPFVGGLLGVIAILVIAVTINSSATKQGKHDELAGGTQVVKR; encoded by the coding sequence ATGACCACAGGTGGATTCGATCCTCAGCCCGGCATGTACCCGACGCCCAGTGGGCAACCGGGCGGACTTCTCCCCCGCTGGTTGGCCCGCATCATCGACGGCATCGTCATCGCGATCGTCGCGTTCTTCCTGGCGTTCGTCACCGACTCGTTGTCCAACGTGTGGGTCACCGGCCTGTTCACCGGTGTGCTGACCTTCGTCTACTACATCGCGTTCGAGACCACCCAGGGCTGGACACCGGGAAAGAAGCTGCTGGGCATGAGCGTCCATGGCCCGGCCGGTGCCGCGAAGCCGACACTGCAGCAGTCGGCGATCCGGAATGCGTTCACGCTGCTGCCGATCATCCCCTTCGTCGGCGGGTTGCTGGGTGTCATCGCGATCCTCGTCATCGCGGTCACCATCAACAGCAGTGCCACCAAACAGGGCAAGCACGACGAACTGGCCGGCGGCACCCAGGTCGTCAAGCGCTGA
- a CDS encoding TetR/AcrR family transcriptional regulator, with the protein MTEQSSGAPDTRRTQILQTANDVIAESGLRTSLQQIADAAGILAGSLYHHFESKEAILVELTRRYHAALDLVGEQALGELDAPDPRPIEDQITGLGCAIARCAVAHRAALQMSFYEGPSSDPELMELTKRRPAGIQSAMLQLLRAGRWSGFIRPDMDLPTLADRFCQSMLHVGLDVIRHKGSSDQVASLLCRIHLHGLASHDLTDVQLDRSAAFAAADEVVKSWSENTEPDTSNKAAHVRAVARGEFGRRGYEMTTIRDIASAAGMGTGTVYRIIGSKDELLMSIMMAFGRKVGGGWSEVLRTESTPLEKLDALSWLNINALEQFPDEFRIQLAWMRQTPPDVADPGWSFSTRVRQMKTMLSEGIRSGEIRMDSPNAEMLARGVIGVQWIPENILGELGTDRALTHSRDTVIRGVAVRSE; encoded by the coding sequence ATGACCGAACAATCGTCAGGCGCCCCCGACACACGCCGGACCCAGATACTGCAGACCGCAAACGACGTGATCGCCGAATCGGGCCTGCGCACCTCGCTACAGCAGATCGCCGATGCCGCGGGAATCCTGGCGGGCAGCCTGTATCACCATTTCGAATCCAAGGAAGCCATCCTGGTCGAGCTGACACGCCGCTATCACGCTGCGCTGGACCTGGTCGGCGAGCAGGCGCTGGGTGAACTCGACGCCCCGGATCCGCGCCCGATCGAGGACCAGATCACCGGCCTGGGTTGTGCCATCGCGCGGTGCGCGGTGGCACACCGGGCGGCGCTGCAGATGTCGTTCTACGAAGGCCCGAGTTCGGATCCCGAGTTGATGGAACTGACCAAGCGCCGTCCGGCCGGCATCCAGTCCGCGATGCTGCAACTGTTGCGGGCCGGGCGGTGGAGCGGGTTCATCCGACCCGACATGGACCTGCCGACGCTGGCCGACCGTTTCTGCCAGAGCATGCTGCATGTCGGACTCGATGTGATCCGGCACAAGGGCAGCAGCGATCAGGTGGCAAGCCTGCTCTGTCGCATTCACCTGCACGGACTCGCCAGCCATGACCTCACCGATGTCCAGCTGGATCGGTCGGCCGCGTTCGCCGCCGCCGATGAGGTGGTGAAGAGCTGGTCGGAGAACACCGAGCCGGACACGAGCAACAAGGCCGCCCACGTCCGGGCCGTCGCCCGAGGCGAATTCGGCCGGCGTGGCTATGAGATGACCACGATCCGCGATATCGCCTCGGCGGCAGGCATGGGCACCGGCACCGTGTACCGGATCATCGGCTCCAAGGACGAACTGCTGATGTCGATCATGATGGCCTTCGGCCGAAAGGTCGGCGGGGGCTGGAGCGAGGTCCTACGGACCGAGTCCACGCCGCTGGAGAAGTTGGACGCGTTGAGTTGGCTCAATATCAATGCCCTGGAACAGTTTCCGGACGAGTTCCGCATCCAGCTGGCGTGGATGCGGCAGACCCCGCCCGATGTCGCCGACCCTGGCTGGTCGTTCTCGACGCGGGTGCGGCAGATGAAGACGATGCTCTCCGAGGGCATCCGGTCCGGGGAGATCCGGATGGACAGCCCCAACGCCGAGATGCTGGCCCGCGGTGTCATCGGTGTGCAGTGGATTCCGGAGAACATTCTGGGTGAGCTCGGCACTGATCGAGCACTCACCCACTCCCGCGATACCGTCATTCGGGGTGTCGCGGTGCGCTCGGAGTAG
- a CDS encoding nitric oxide reductase activation protein NorD, with protein sequence MATDDDAQGVQVHALLACALAGRTVAVRSVPAGEPAWTDGVAVYLDVATDTAFQRRCLAVQASLLAADSLNPAILGTLGRGAALARRYLAIEGHRALACNKELLSRDIRALLDPRLAAGTDSAQASLDLAMSPVALPEPPATFGILRPRRMATVANAPGRSGRHIARRGHDKELHELVEDAVDDADLDVLDMFTSPVGGGGAIGKLLQRMMKSVRRRGTGGGPPGADSAVRRTRSGTRGAAASLSTTAGPSYDDGPGAAAGARYPEWDASQRRYRENWCTVEEVEVAERDVKPAPRPDVHALRRPLTRLGVGLERCRRQAQGDDIDIDAAVRSRVDTLAGTAGDAAVYIESLRRRRDLAVLVLLDVSGSANEPGTGGRTVHEQQVLAAHALTVALHELGDRVALYGFQSQGRSSVHVLPVKRFEDTFDSAVAQRLAALTPGAYSRLGAAIRHGTAVMAEKAGTSRRLLVVVSDGLAYDHGYERAYGTADARRALAEVRQQGTGAVCLTVGAGTQAHELRRVFGSAAHAAIPRAEQLGYIIGPLFRSALRSADLRRRVA encoded by the coding sequence GTGGCAACCGACGACGATGCGCAAGGTGTGCAGGTCCACGCCCTACTTGCCTGCGCGCTGGCCGGTCGGACCGTGGCGGTGCGGTCCGTCCCGGCCGGGGAACCCGCCTGGACGGACGGCGTCGCGGTGTACCTGGACGTCGCCACCGATACCGCGTTTCAGCGCCGCTGCCTGGCGGTTCAGGCATCGCTACTGGCCGCCGACAGCCTGAACCCGGCGATCCTGGGCACGCTCGGCCGGGGTGCCGCCCTGGCACGGCGGTACCTCGCGATCGAAGGCCACCGCGCGCTGGCCTGCAACAAGGAGCTACTGTCTCGGGACATCCGTGCCCTGCTGGATCCCAGGCTCGCGGCAGGCACGGATTCGGCGCAGGCATCGCTGGACCTGGCCATGAGCCCGGTGGCGCTGCCCGAACCGCCAGCAACCTTCGGAATCCTGCGGCCGCGCAGGATGGCGACCGTCGCGAACGCCCCGGGTCGGTCCGGCCGCCACATTGCCCGCAGGGGGCACGACAAGGAGTTGCACGAGCTCGTCGAGGACGCCGTCGACGACGCCGATCTGGACGTCCTCGACATGTTCACCAGCCCGGTCGGCGGCGGTGGCGCGATCGGAAAACTCCTGCAGCGCATGATGAAAAGCGTGCGGCGGCGCGGCACCGGCGGCGGCCCGCCCGGAGCGGATTCGGCTGTCCGCCGGACCCGCTCGGGCACCAGGGGAGCGGCCGCGTCGCTGTCCACCACTGCCGGACCGTCGTATGACGACGGGCCCGGCGCCGCGGCGGGCGCGCGTTACCCCGAATGGGATGCCAGCCAGCGCCGCTATCGCGAGAATTGGTGCACGGTCGAAGAAGTCGAGGTGGCTGAGCGTGACGTCAAGCCGGCGCCGCGCCCCGATGTCCATGCGCTGCGCCGGCCGCTGACCCGGCTGGGCGTCGGGCTCGAGCGCTGCCGGCGCCAGGCCCAGGGCGACGATATCGATATCGATGCTGCCGTGCGCAGCAGGGTCGACACGCTGGCCGGAACGGCCGGTGACGCCGCGGTCTACATCGAGAGCCTGCGACGCAGAAGAGATCTCGCTGTGCTGGTGCTGCTCGATGTCTCCGGTTCGGCCAACGAGCCCGGGACGGGCGGGCGCACCGTGCACGAACAGCAGGTGCTCGCCGCGCACGCGTTGACGGTCGCGCTGCACGAACTCGGCGACCGGGTGGCACTGTACGGGTTTCAGTCCCAGGGCCGATCGTCGGTACACGTGCTGCCGGTCAAGCGTTTCGAGGACACCTTCGACAGCGCTGTCGCCCAGCGGTTGGCCGCCCTGACACCGGGGGCGTACTCCCGGCTGGGCGCGGCCATCCGGCACGGCACCGCGGTGATGGCCGAGAAGGCGGGTACCTCCCGGCGGTTGCTCGTCGTCGTGTCCGACGGGCTGGCCTATGACCACGGCTATGAACGCGCCTACGGCACGGCCGATGCCCGCCGCGCCCTGGCCGAGGTGCGTCAACAGGGCACCGGTGCCGTCTGCTTGACCGTCGGCGCCGGCACCCAGGCCCACGAGTTACGGCGGGTGTTCGGCAGCGCCGCGCACGCGGCCATCCCACGCGCCGAGCAACTCGGCTACATCATCGGTCCGCTGTTCCGGTCCGCGCTGCGCTCGGCCGACCTGCGCCGGCGCGTCGCCTGA